Genomic window (Caldicoprobacter guelmensis):
ACGAGCAAATGAAATGAGCTGCTTCTGCCCCGTTGATAACCTGTTTCCACCTTCGCCCACTTGGGTATCGTATCCATTCTCCAACCTTACGATAAAATCATGGGCATTGACCAACTTTGCAGCTCCTACCACCTCTTCATCGGTAGCATCCAGCCTTCCATACCTTATATTCTCCTTTACCGTTCCACTGAATAAGTGTGGAGTCTGAAGAACATACCCTATATTGGACTGTAGCCACAGCTGAGAACGCTTACGATAGTCCACCCCATCAATCCTGATCTCACCCTTGGTAGGTTCATAAAAGCGGCAAAGCAAGTTTACGATTGTACTCTTACCAGCCCCCGTCTCGCCCACCAAAGCAATAGTCTCTCCAGCTTTTACTTCCAGATTAAAATCCTTAAGCACTTCCTCGCCCTCTTTATACCAAAAGGAGACATTATGGAAAGTCACATCTCCTTTTATTGGTGGCCAGTTTTCCTTTTTTGGGTTAAACAGGTCCCCATACTTTTCAATAACTGCCGGCGAATCCTTGACATCAGGTTCAGTCTCAATCATAGAAAATACCCTTTCGGCTGAAGCCTGCGAGTTTTGCAGCTCGGCAAATATTCGGGACAGTTCACGGATTGGTTCAAACAGTTGAGTGGTATAGTTTATAAACGCTACTAAAGTACCATAAGTAATAGATTGTGCAATGACTCCCTCGCCTCCTACCCATAGAGCCAGTCCGGTCCCGATGCTCCCCAAAGCCATCACAACCGGCATATAAATTGATGACACTACAACCGCCCTAACCGATGAATGCCTCATCCTTTCAGTAAGTATTTTAAACTCTTCCAGGTTTTCTTCTTCCCTGGCAAGGGTCTTCGTGGTCTTGGCCCCCATGATCCCCTCGTTGAAAGCTCCGGTGATTTGGGAATTGATCTTCCGCACTTGACGGTAAGCCTTCAATATCACCCTCTGGAAATAAACGCTGACGGCTACCAAAATCGGCACCACTGAGAGGGTTATGAGAGCCAATCTCCAGTTCAAGTAAAGCATGATAGCTATCGTGGCCACCATCATGGCGCTTCCCCACATGAGGTCCACAAGTCCCCAAGCAACAGTTTCCCCCAGACGCTGTATATCGGAAGTCATCCTCGCCATGATCCAGCCAACCGGGGTCCTGTCAAAATATGAAAATGACAGCTCCTGCAGCTTTTTAAAGCCTATTTTTCTTATATCATAGCACACCCCGGTCTCAATTCTGCCAGCAATGCATATCAACCTCCACACGTTAAACGCCTGAATTGAGATCAAAATTACGCTGATTAAGGCAAAAATCCAAAGTCCTCCAAGCTTTCCAGGCACAATAAAATTATCAACGGCATATCTATTCATAAGCGGAAAGATGGCATCAATGCCGCCGGAGATTGCCATAGTCGCTGCCAGAAGTAGTAGGTCTTTTCTATAAGGGCGGGCATAACGTATAAGCTTTTTCCATAACTCCATATTAAACGGCTGGGTATATTCCTGTTCCTGATAGGCACTCACTCACATCGCCCCCCTTTCCTGCGCTGGATAGGCAAGACTACCATTTTCCTCTAGCAGCTCTTCCTCGAGCCTGCTCTGCAAAGCCCATATCCTCTGATATAGACCCGGTTGCCTTATAAGCTCTTCATGAGTACCCGACTGAACCAACCGTCCCTGATCCAACACCAGTATCAAATCAGCTTCCGACAAGGTGGTAATGCGATGGGATATTATAAACGTAGTTATTCCCTTTCGTCTCTGCCGTAAAGCCTTGCGTATAGCCGCATCGGTTTCGGTATCTACAGCACTTAAGGAGTCGTCAAAAATCAATATGGAGCTGTTCCTGACCAGAGCCCTGGCAATGGCAACCCTTTGCTTCTGCCCCCCAGAGAGGGTTACTCCCCTTTCTCCCACCAGGGTATCATAGCCCTCTTCAAATTGCTGTATGACATCTGTAAGGGCAGCTACACGCATGGCTTCCAGTATCTCCTCTTCAGTGACGTCGCTTCTGCCTAAAGCCACATTTTCCTTTATTGTCCTAGAAAACAGGAAAGGTTCCTGGAGCACAATCCCTATGTTTTTGCGCAACCACCTCTTGTTTATTTCTTTAAGCTCAACTCCGCCGATGGTGATAGAACCCTTTTGATAGTCATATAACCTCAAAAGCAGGTGTACCAACGACGACTTTCCTGCCCCAGTGGGACCAAGAATAGCGACGGTTTGCCCTTTTTTAACTTTAAACGATACGTCTTTAAGCACAGGGCGCCCCTTTTCATACTCAAAATACACGTTTTTAAATTCGATATCAGCATTGAGGTCAGGAGTAAGTCCATCTTCCTCCATATCCTCCTTGGGCTTATCAAGCAGCTCTTTAATTCGCGTGAGGGAGATTTGCGCTCTGCCCATATCGGTCAACATTCTGCCCATTTGGCGAACGGGCCACAAAAGCATACCTTCGTAACTTGCAAATGTAAGCAAAGTTCCCAACGTCATGATGCCTTGAGCTGCCCAGTAAACGCCTGTAATCATCACCACTACCATTTGAGCCATGATAAGAAAATCTGAAAGCGCCCAGTAACTGGCCATCAGTCGTGCCAAACGATACGATAAATCCCTGTATTCTCTGTTTTTACTATCAAATTTTTCAACTTCATAAGCTTGCCGTCCGAAAGCCTTTACCACCCTGATCCCTGTAAGATTCTCTTGCAACACGGTAGTCAATCTCCCCTCAGCCTCATCAGCCAAGCGAAAGGCGTCCCTCACCTTTGTGAAAAACACATAAGAAAAAGCAAAGATAAGAGGAATCACGCCGATGGAAATAAACGTCATCCTTATATCAAGGCTGAACATTATGGCCAAAGCCATAACAAGCAAAAACGCAGTCCTTCCAATTTCAACCATTTGTACTGCAAAAAAACGACGTATGGTTTCCACATCAGAAGTACAACGCTGTATCCAATCGCCAGTCTCGGCTTTCACATGTTCATCATAAGGCAAATTCTGAAGGTGGTCATAGAGCAAGTCTCTCAAGCCCTTTGCCATGGATTCTGAGGCCTGAGCCGTCCACTTACCCCTTACATACATCAACGCTCCGTTTATAAGGCTTACGACGAGCAGAGCCAACCCACACACCCACAGGTTATGTGTCAAAACATCCCTGCCCCCTAAAGACAGCACAACTCCCTCAACCCATGTGGGCACGTCCATGGGCTTATCACCGATTATCGAGTCCACCGTAGTCCTTATAACCAGAGTAGGTATAAGGGAGAGCAAAGCAGAAAAGGCGGTAGCTACTACAGCCCCTGCATACCGCATTCTGTTGCCTCTCATGAGCTGCCACAGCAACTCCCACTTGCCAAACATCATCCCACTCCTAACGCATTATTTAAATATCCTAAAGAACCAGTTTCGCCTTATGGCAACGGCCTTGTGAGGACACAGCTCCTGACAACAATAACAGCGAATGCAGGCGTTTAAGTCAATGTGCGGTTTTTTATCTATAATCTTTATTGCCTTGGGCGGGCAATACCTGGCGCAATCACCACATCCTGCACAAGCATCATACCTTATCACAGGATGAGGTCCAAGATAGAATTTCAAAAACTCTGAGACCCTGTTATTGCTTTCAAGGGCTCTGACCAAAAAGCCCAGCTTTTTGGAATCGGGCAGCTTAAAATCAGATATGTAGAGGTCATCAAATGGGTCCCCCACAAGTTCTATGTCTTCTAACTTGCTGCTGCATAAGCCCCGTTCCTCGGCTCGTTGTACTGTACATATCCTCTCAACTGGCAGCCCCACCAAAGCCGCCGAAACCACGTCCAGTGCGTAAGGGCTGGGGCTTACAAGCAGCGCCCCCACATGTCGCGGACTACCGGCCGAAGGGCCGTTACCCTCCATTCCCTCTATCCCATCCATCACCGAAAGCACAGGCTTCACATACGTGCATATATCGATCAGCAAATCTGAAAAATCCTCCAGCCGCTTCATGCGCAGGTGATATTCCGCCTTGGTCATACCCGGGATAACGCCAAAGAGGTTTTTGACCGCGCCGGTAAACAAAGTGAGCTCGTGGGTCTTTAGCTTTGCCACGGATATGACTGCATCCACATCCTGCAGCACCTTTATCACTGTCATGCGCTTTGCCACCTTACCCTCGGGGTGGCTGACCTCAACTGTATCGGTATTATAGTTAAGAATAACCCCTGTCCTTTCATGCACCTCTTCCATGCCACAGGCTCTGTATATCCCCCTCAAAATCCTTTCTGTATACAGCCCCCCTGGACTGTCGGCAATTACAGGTGTAGCCCCTATCGACTGCACAACCCTCACCACGGCCTCCACCACGGCAGGATGCACAGTCACAGCTTCTTCAGGCCTTCTCCTAGCCAGAAGGTTACACTTCAAAAGAACCTTCATCCCGGGCTTTATATATCTATCAATGCCACCCAGCATCTCTACGGCCCGGCTCACCGCACTGTCAACTTCCTGGCGGTCATAACCTTTGCACTTTACCAGCGCCACCGGTCCATATTTCATTCCCATTCCCCCATCGATAACCGTTTTTCGTGCGTTCACAATGTAACAATCCTCAAATTAACGGATTTTAACACATAGCGGCATTATAACATCATTGAGAGTGAAAAAACAAAGCCTAATGTGATTACCAGACTCCATACCCATACGAATCATTTCTCCGCACTACACTTTTTGACAAAATGGCACACTATAGGCTTGACGCAAACCTTCTATATACATTGCCTTTTTTGGGTGGTATTTTTGCTGTCCAATCCACAGGCCTAATGCAAAGATCATAACGATGAGTGCCCAGGCAATCACCTTATCCGATAACCTGCGCTCCCTGTACAACCCCACGGCATTTGCCGCTAAAAATCCTCCCACCAGACCTCCTATATGCCCCCAGTTATCTATGCCTGGCTGAATAAACCCCAAAAGTAGGTTAATGCCGATTACGATAAACAGAGCCGGACCAAATACCCGTTGAAATGCATCACGCTTTCGTTTGCGGAAATAGAGAAGTGAGCCCATAAGGCCGAATATGGCACCTGATGCACCAGCCGCAGGGTGAGGGCTAAAAAGGTAGCTAAAGAGGCTACCCATCAGCCCCGACAGCACATATATAACCACAAAACGGATTTTGCCGTACAGCTTCTCCACTATTGGACCGTATACATACAGGGCGTATGAATTGAACAGCAGATGCATGCCCCCGACATGCAGGAACATAGCAGTAAAAAGACGCCAGTACTCCCCTTCTGCAATCAGTTCATTCACTTTGGCTCCAAAATAAAACAACTGGTAATCTAAATCGATGTCAAACAACGTACCTATAAAGCTCATCACAAGCCATACGGCAACATTCAGTCCCAAAATAGCATAGGTAACATACGGCGGTCTTGGGTCCAGCCGTATATTCCTGTTTCCCCAGCCGTCACCCGTTTCTCCCGCGTCCCATTCGTCTAAAACTTCATATTCCCCTTCTATGACTTCGGGCTCGCGGTCCCATTCATACTTCATGACGTCCTCCTTAGTCACAGTACCTTTTTCAAGAAGTTGCCAATACGTTTTATGGCTTCGTTGATATTATCGATAGAATAGGCATATGAACACCTTATAAAGCCCTCGCCGCTGGCTCCAAAAGCTGTCCCTGGAACGACCGCCACCTTCTGATCCATGAGCAGCTTCTCGCAAAATTCCTCCGACGACATACCGGTCTTCTTTATAGAAGGAAAGACATAAAAAGCCCCCTTTGGTTCATAACATTCCAATCCTATCTCCCTGAAACCGTTCACCATGACCTTACGGCGCATGTTGTACTGCTTGACCATGTACTCCACCGAAGCAAACCCGTCTTCAAATCCTTTCCTCAAAGCCTCTATAGCAGCTACCTGAGCCATTATGGGAGCACACAGGGTGGTATACTGATGAATCTTAACCATAGCGCCAATTAACGCCGGATGGCCTGCGGCATACCCCAGCCGCCAGCCAGTCATGGCAAATGCTTTTGAAAAGCCATTTATCACAATGGTACGCTCCTTCATATCTGGCAGGCTGGCTATGCTAACATGCCTTTGCCCGTAAGTCAACTCTGCGTAAATCTCATCGGATATGACTATAATATCAGTACGGCGCAATACCTGCGCGATGGCCTCCAAATCCTCTCGGGTCATAATAGCTCCGGTGGGATTGTTGGGATAGGGCAAAATAAGCGCTTTTGTTCTGGGAGTGATCTTCTGTTCCAGCTTTTCAGGAGTTAAACGGAACTCGTCCTCCGGCCTACACTCCACCGCTACAGCCTTCGCTCCAGCAAAACGGACGCAGGGCATATAGGCCACGTACGACGGGTCAGGAATTAAAACCTCATCCTCAGGATTTAAGATAGCCCTTAAAGCCAGATCTATGGCCTCGCTGGCACCAACGGTCACCACTATCTCGTTTTTGGGGTTGTACTCCAATCCAAATCGTCTGCTCAAGTAACAGCTTATGGCCTTTCTGAGCTCCGGCATCCCCCAGTTTGAGGTATAACACGTCATCCCCTTTTCTAGGGAATATATGCATGCCTCGCGCACGTTCCAAGGGGTCACAAAATCAGGCTCTCCCACCCCCAAAGAAATGACTCCTTCCATCTCGCTGGCTATGTCAAAGAACTTCCGTATGCCCGAGGGTGGTACCTCTTTTACCCGCTCGGCTATCATGTTCTCCACGTTCACGGTACAATCACCTGCCTGTAGTCTTTTTCTCCGTCCTCTAATATAACCCCATCCACTTTATACTTCTTTAATACAAAATGGGTAGCTGTGCTGAGCACCGAATCCAATACCGATAGCTTTTCAGCGACAAAAAAGGCCACTTCCTTCATAGTACGCCCCTCAATCATAACAGCCAAGTCGTAGTCCCCCGACATAAGGAACACCGACTTAACCTCCGGGAACTTATAAATCCTTTCAGCGATGGCATCAAACCCCTGATCTCTCTGCGGTGTCACCTTTACCTCAATAAGCGCCGTAACGTATTCCCGATCAGTTTTATCCCAGTTGACTATGGTGTTGTACTTCACTATAACCTTATTTCTCTCAAGCTCTGCTATCTTCTGCTTTACTGTCTCCACATCGACTCCCAGCATCACGGCTATCTCCTCAGGAGTTCTTCTGCTGTCCTCATTCAATATTTCAAGAATCTCATTGACCATAAGCCAACCCTCTCCTTCTTTTATTGAAGGTATATTTGGATAATTGTATCACCTATTCACACATTACGTCAATACACGCCGCAGTCCCTTGGGATAATAATTCTTAAGCATGCCATCCGACAGTTTGCCCCATCCCAACGAATACCCGTCTACAGTAACCAGTACCCATCCCTTCCCGTCAAACCCCGTAAGGGTAAAACCTTCAAGATATTGTATTACTTCTTTTGAGTCACTTGAAAAGTCTACAGTTTGCACTACAGACTCCTTTTTAGAGGCCATAGCCAGCGCATGCCCAGGCACAAATCTCCCCTTCTTGATAGTGCCCAGCCTCAAGCCAGGACGCAATACTTTAAGCCCGCTCAAATCCGGTAGAGAGGGAGGTATCCAGTACAATTGGTCCTTATGGACATAAAGGGGCCCCTCTATAAACTCCTTCATATACTCCTTCATAAAACACTCATACTCTACAGGCAGCTTGCTTATTCCTTTACGCTTGTAGAAAAGTGGTAAAGTGGCGGCACCACCCTCTACCCTCTTTTCAAAAAGCGCCATAAAATGGCCCTCACCTTTTATCTTATGCGGCCAAAGCCGATAGGTCTTCACAAGCTCGGAACTTCCGTTTACCCATTCTGGAACCCCTCTATCAAACCACGTGAAGTGAACGTCATCAACCAGACAAAAATCGGGGTGCTCCTTTAAAAACCAGTCTACCACCCCCTCATTTTCTTCTGGAGAGAAGGTGCAGGTTGAATACACCATCCTCCCACCAGGGGCCAGCATCTGTGCAGCATGCTTTAATATGCTCTTTTGTCTGACGCTGATTCTATCAGGCAGAGTATAAGACCACACTGAGCACATGTCAGGGCGCTTTCTAAACATACCCTCGCCCGAACAAGGGACATCCACCAGTATACGGTCAAAATAGTTCTTGAAGACCGCGGCCAGCCTGCCCGACGTCTCCTGGGTGATGGCGACGTTTCTAACCCCTAACCTCTCCAAGTTTTCACCCAAAACGATGACACGCGAGGCATCAATCTCGTTGGATAGCAGGAAACCTTCTCCCTTGAGACGAGCAGCTATCTGAAATGATTTGCCGCCAGGCGCTGCACACAGGTCTAATACCTTGTGCCCCGGCTTTACTCCTAGAAGTTCGGCCGGAGCCATGGCGCTGGGCTCCTGAATGTAATACAGGCCGGCATAGTAATAAGGGTGCTTCCCCGGGCGGTCTTCATCACCGTAATAAAAACCGCCTTCAGCCCACGGAACGGGCTTTAAATCAAAAGGGGCGATGGACAAAAAATCCTCTATGGGTATTTTTAAAGTATTCACTCTTAAACCTTGGTAAGGTGACCCTTTAAAACAACTCATAAACCTAGAATACTCTGGCCCCAAAAGGCCTTTCATCTTGTCTACAAAAGCCTCAGGCAAATTGATCACTTTTCTCCACCATCTCCTTCAAATAAACCTGCAATGACTCCAAGCTGGTCTTTAGTAAAACCTTTGGCTTGAAGAGGTGCAATTACATCCCTCTCCCTGTTGGGGACATACGCCTTTATTATAGTACATTTTCCTCTAATCACATAATCCCCCAGACAGGCAGGTATGAGTATTGAATCCCCACCCTTAAAAGGCTGATTGCCCTGGCTGTACACTATCTCTCCCTGTCCCTCCACTGCCGTCAAAGTGAAGAATTTTGTCCCATCTCCTTTTTCATAAATAGAGCCTCTGCATTCAATTTTTTCAACAGCAAAGTAATCGCAGGCGATGTAGTATGTGCGCCTGCCGCCTTCTTCTTCAACCGACAAGCCAGTCAGCTTATCCCTTGTAAGCCTTCCACTAAAATCTATCACGTCCAGCGCTTTGTCTACATGGAGTTCTCTGGGCTTACCGTCATCCCCCAGCCGGTTCCAGTCATACACCCTGTAAGTAGTATCGGAATTCTGCTGAATCTCGCATATCAAAATCCCCGGCCCTATAGCGTGCACTACTCCAGCCGGTATGTACAACACATCCCCTGCCTTAACTTCAATGCTCCTTAGATATTTCTCCAGCTTTCCCTCCATTACAGCCTGCTCAAATTCCTCTCGACTGGTCCCAGGCACAAGACCGTAAATCAACTGAGCACCGGGCTGTGCATGAATTATATACCACATCTCAGTTTTACCCGGCTGTCCACCTTCGTGCAAAGCCGCATATTTATCATCAGGATGTACCTGAACGGATAAGAACTCTGTTGCATCGAGAAGCTTTATAAGCAAAGGGAATTTACCCCCAAACCTCTTTTGTACCTCTTGCCCCAATAGTTGACTTCCATAAGAATCGATCAGCTGTCTCAATGTCTGCCCTTTTAAAGGGCCATTGGCCACCACGCTGGTACCATTCGGATGACATGCCACGTCCCAACTCTCCCCTATTTTCACGGATGGGAGTTTTCTGCTATATTTTTTCTGAAGGGTATTACCTCCCCATATTTTTTCCTTCAAGATAGGTTCAAAAAGCAATGGATACCACATATAACGGGTTCCTCCTCTAGCACTGTTCTCCATCTATTGCACTTGCCTGAAAAATTTTGCTGAGCAAGCCACCTTTTTTATTATAACGATTTATCCCCAAAAATTGAAGAACATTGTTTAAAACAAAAAACTTCCGGTTAACTCCGGAAGAACAGAAGCCTCAAATGCAAATATTAAGTTTCTCCTGGTCGCCCAAGCGGTTTTCAGTTCACCATTTCATCCGACGGAATTTCAGTCCCGTTTTGAGCCGACGGTGCGCCTCCATTATTCACACCGCTGTCCGCAGGCTGTTCATCCGGTTTTAGCGTCTCCCCTGGACTCCCTGCCTCCGGGGCAACCTCTTCAGGAGGTTTTGGAGGGCCTACCCTCTTCTTGCCCACAATCCTAGGATAATTGCTATACGCCTCTTTGACCCGTTTAACCTCTTTCCCATCTTTATAATACACCCTATATGTCTGCACTTTTATGCCAGGCCTGGACTCATATTCGATAACCTCCTCGCCAGGCTTTAATGTATTATCCTGCACCACCTTTTCTGGCGGTTTATCGGTTTGTTCCAATATCACCGAAATCAGCTCTATCTTATCATAGGCGGTAGGCGCTTTACCATACACTTCAACATACAGCCTTCCATTACTGATATACCTGTTAAAAAACACCGGTGTATCCTTGTTGTTCCTAATTTTGAGGTCAAGTGTAGGGTAGTTCACTGTTGCGTCCTGTCCCACCTCTGTATAAGCAGAAGGCCATGAGTGATGCCACCGCTCCAATATCTCCAAGTCAGCACGCACTGCGGCACCGTATAATGTGGTAGAGGTCTGGCAATTGCCACCTCCCGGCTCATCTACTAGTTTTCTGCCCTCTTTTATGACAGGAGCATCTAGATACCCGTGCGCTTTGTCTCGCGGCCCCGTTGCTTCATTAAATGAAAATACCTCTCCCGGGTCCAATCGAAGCCCATCAAAACTCTTAGAAGAAAGGGTTATATTGTGAATCCGCTCAGGAGTCCCGCTTAATTTAGTGGAATAAACGGCAATCCTGCTGGTCCAGGTTTTAACCTCATCCAGAGTATATCTAGGATAAAGAGTTTGTACTGGTATCTCATAGGGTGTAAAATCCTTGGCATCCACTTTGGCCTTTATATCGGCCATGGCCTGTTCAATCAACATGCCCTTCCCTATGACTTCTTTGGTAAAAGTAAACTTCTGTTTGCTATCGGGATGAAACTCGATTTGCGCATCCACAGGTTGGATATTTATCTGCCTAGCAATTGCCTCGAGCTCATTCTTAAGAAGTGAAACGTCATACGTCAAAACAGTAGTAAACTGCCGCCCTTTTTTGCCTACTTCATATATTTCCATTAGCCTCTCAAATATGTTACCCACTCGCCCCACCCGATAGGCTTCCTCCACAACGTCTTCTATGTTGAAGCTTGCACCAATATTCTGGTAATTGTACTCCCATT
Coding sequences:
- a CDS encoding rhomboid family intramembrane serine protease produces the protein MKYEWDREPEVIEGEYEVLDEWDAGETGDGWGNRNIRLDPRPPYVTYAILGLNVAVWLVMSFIGTLFDIDLDYQLFYFGAKVNELIAEGEYWRLFTAMFLHVGGMHLLFNSYALYVYGPIVEKLYGKIRFVVIYVLSGLMGSLFSYLFSPHPAAGASGAIFGLMGSLLYFRKRKRDAFQRVFGPALFIVIGINLLLGFIQPGIDNWGHIGGLVGGFLAANAVGLYRERRLSDKVIAWALIVMIFALGLWIGQQKYHPKKAMYIEGLRQAYSVPFCQKV
- a CDS encoding ABC transporter ATP-binding protein, with the translated sequence MFGKWELLWQLMRGNRMRYAGAVVATAFSALLSLIPTLVIRTTVDSIIGDKPMDVPTWVEGVVLSLGGRDVLTHNLWVCGLALLVVSLINGALMYVRGKWTAQASESMAKGLRDLLYDHLQNLPYDEHVKAETGDWIQRCTSDVETIRRFFAVQMVEIGRTAFLLVMALAIMFSLDIRMTFISIGVIPLIFAFSYVFFTKVRDAFRLADEAEGRLTTVLQENLTGIRVVKAFGRQAYEVEKFDSKNREYRDLSYRLARLMASYWALSDFLIMAQMVVVMITGVYWAAQGIMTLGTLLTFASYEGMLLWPVRQMGRMLTDMGRAQISLTRIKELLDKPKEDMEEDGLTPDLNADIEFKNVYFEYEKGRPVLKDVSFKVKKGQTVAILGPTGAGKSSLVHLLLRLYDYQKGSITIGGVELKEINKRWLRKNIGIVLQEPFLFSRTIKENVALGRSDVTEEEILEAMRVAALTDVIQQFEEGYDTLVGERGVTLSGGQKQRVAIARALVRNSSILIFDDSLSAVDTETDAAIRKALRQRRKGITTFIISHRITTLSEADLILVLDQGRLVQSGTHEELIRQPGLYQRIWALQSRLEEELLEENGSLAYPAQERGAM
- a CDS encoding ABC transporter ATP-binding protein — its product is MELWKKLIRYARPYRKDLLLLAATMAISGGIDAIFPLMNRYAVDNFIVPGKLGGLWIFALISVILISIQAFNVWRLICIAGRIETGVCYDIRKIGFKKLQELSFSYFDRTPVGWIMARMTSDIQRLGETVAWGLVDLMWGSAMMVATIAIMLYLNWRLALITLSVVPILVAVSVYFQRVILKAYRQVRKINSQITGAFNEGIMGAKTTKTLAREEENLEEFKILTERMRHSSVRAVVVSSIYMPVVMALGSIGTGLALWVGGEGVIAQSITYGTLVAFINYTTQLFEPIRELSRIFAELQNSQASAERVFSMIETEPDVKDSPAVIEKYGDLFNPKKENWPPIKGDVTFHNVSFWYKEGEEVLKDFNLEVKAGETIALVGETGAGKSTIVNLLCRFYEPTKGEIRIDGVDYRKRSQLWLQSNIGYVLQTPHLFSGTVKENIRYGRLDATDEEVVGAAKLVNAHDFIVRLENGYDTQVGEGGNRLSTGQKQLISFARAVLANPKIFVLDEATSSVDTETERIIQNAIQKVLQGRTSFVIAHRLSTIRSADRILVIRNGRVVEQGTHWELLRRKGYYYRLYTNQFMEEKEREIISQMRG
- a CDS encoding DUF362 domain-containing protein produces the protein MNARKTVIDGGMGMKYGPVALVKCKGYDRQEVDSAVSRAVEMLGGIDRYIKPGMKVLLKCNLLARRRPEEAVTVHPAVVEAVVRVVQSIGATPVIADSPGGLYTERILRGIYRACGMEEVHERTGVILNYNTDTVEVSHPEGKVAKRMTVIKVLQDVDAVISVAKLKTHELTLFTGAVKNLFGVIPGMTKAEYHLRMKRLEDFSDLLIDICTYVKPVLSVMDGIEGMEGNGPSAGSPRHVGALLVSPSPYALDVVSAALVGLPVERICTVQRAEERGLCSSKLEDIELVGDPFDDLYISDFKLPDSKKLGFLVRALESNNRVSEFLKFYLGPHPVIRYDACAGCGDCARYCPPKAIKIIDKKPHIDLNACIRCYCCQELCPHKAVAIRRNWFFRIFK
- a CDS encoding type I phosphomannose isomerase catalytic subunit, which produces MENSARGGTRYMWYPLLFEPILKEKIWGGNTLQKKYSRKLPSVKIGESWDVACHPNGTSVVANGPLKGQTLRQLIDSYGSQLLGQEVQKRFGGKFPLLIKLLDATEFLSVQVHPDDKYAALHEGGQPGKTEMWYIIHAQPGAQLIYGLVPGTSREEFEQAVMEGKLEKYLRSIEVKAGDVLYIPAGVVHAIGPGILICEIQQNSDTTYRVYDWNRLGDDGKPRELHVDKALDVIDFSGRLTRDKLTGLSVEEEGGRRTYYIACDYFAVEKIECRGSIYEKGDGTKFFTLTAVEGQGEIVYSQGNQPFKGGDSILIPACLGDYVIRGKCTIIKAYVPNRERDVIAPLQAKGFTKDQLGVIAGLFEGDGGEK
- a CDS encoding VanW family protein translates to MQSTTQSEREAVGRKAAQKKKKSVIYKARVMIVFTLAFLAILGAGAYAYNILNSNHFYPGVTVDGLPMQGLTFEEGLEAIRKLRQPELDAIKLTLRHGKYEWEYNYQNIGASFNIEDVVEEAYRVGRVGNIFERLMEIYEVGKKGRQFTTVLTYDVSLLKNELEAIARQINIQPVDAQIEFHPDSKQKFTFTKEVIGKGMLIEQAMADIKAKVDAKDFTPYEIPVQTLYPRYTLDEVKTWTSRIAVYSTKLSGTPERIHNITLSSKSFDGLRLDPGEVFSFNEATGPRDKAHGYLDAPVIKEGRKLVDEPGGGNCQTSTTLYGAAVRADLEILERWHHSWPSAYTEVGQDATVNYPTLDLKIRNNKDTPVFFNRYISNGRLYVEVYGKAPTAYDKIELISVILEQTDKPPEKVVQDNTLKPGEEVIEYESRPGIKVQTYRVYYKDGKEVKRVKEAYSNYPRIVGKKRVGPPKPPEEVAPEAGSPGETLKPDEQPADSGVNNGGAPSAQNGTEIPSDEMVN
- a CDS encoding Lrp/AsnC family transcriptional regulator — translated: MVNEILEILNEDSRRTPEEIAVMLGVDVETVKQKIAELERNKVIVKYNTIVNWDKTDREYVTALIEVKVTPQRDQGFDAIAERIYKFPEVKSVFLMSGDYDLAVMIEGRTMKEVAFFVAEKLSVLDSVLSTATHFVLKKYKVDGVILEDGEKDYRQVIVP
- a CDS encoding RsmB/NOP family class I SAM-dependent RNA methyltransferase codes for the protein MINLPEAFVDKMKGLLGPEYSRFMSCFKGSPYQGLRVNTLKIPIEDFLSIAPFDLKPVPWAEGGFYYGDEDRPGKHPYYYAGLYYIQEPSAMAPAELLGVKPGHKVLDLCAAPGGKSFQIAARLKGEGFLLSNEIDASRVIVLGENLERLGVRNVAITQETSGRLAAVFKNYFDRILVDVPCSGEGMFRKRPDMCSVWSYTLPDRISVRQKSILKHAAQMLAPGGRMVYSTCTFSPEENEGVVDWFLKEHPDFCLVDDVHFTWFDRGVPEWVNGSSELVKTYRLWPHKIKGEGHFMALFEKRVEGGAATLPLFYKRKGISKLPVEYECFMKEYMKEFIEGPLYVHKDQLYWIPPSLPDLSGLKVLRPGLRLGTIKKGRFVPGHALAMASKKESVVQTVDFSSDSKEVIQYLEGFTLTGFDGKGWVLVTVDGYSLGWGKLSDGMLKNYYPKGLRRVLT
- a CDS encoding aminotransferase class I/II-fold pyridoxal phosphate-dependent enzyme; this translates as MNVENMIAERVKEVPPSGIRKFFDIASEMEGVISLGVGEPDFVTPWNVREACIYSLEKGMTCYTSNWGMPELRKAISCYLSRRFGLEYNPKNEIVVTVGASEAIDLALRAILNPEDEVLIPDPSYVAYMPCVRFAGAKAVAVECRPEDEFRLTPEKLEQKITPRTKALILPYPNNPTGAIMTREDLEAIAQVLRRTDIIVISDEIYAELTYGQRHVSIASLPDMKERTIVINGFSKAFAMTGWRLGYAAGHPALIGAMVKIHQYTTLCAPIMAQVAAIEALRKGFEDGFASVEYMVKQYNMRRKVMVNGFREIGLECYEPKGAFYVFPSIKKTGMSSEEFCEKLLMDQKVAVVPGTAFGASGEGFIRCSYAYSIDNINEAIKRIGNFLKKVL